From the genome of Pseudomonas sp. gcc21, one region includes:
- the phnE gene encoding phosphonate ABC transporter, permease protein PhnE, which yields MSRRLEAILWIGAIITALIASFAYLRMDLLGLFRGDSPEQMLSYAQSFFPPETSADWLAKIARGALETLAISAIGTLLAALAGAALSLLAAGRIGRVAKSLSRLLLNALRSVPELVWAALMVLAAGLGPFAGTLAIALHTAGVLGRLFAEALENTPTEPAQALRDAGAGPIAAFCYGTLPNVMPQWIAYSLYRWENNIRMAAVLGFVGAGGLGQMLYVTLSLFQQPRAMTVILAMIVMVLLVDALSAWLRARLG from the coding sequence ATGAGTCGGCGACTGGAGGCGATTCTCTGGATCGGCGCCATAATCACAGCACTGATCGCCTCCTTTGCCTATTTGAGGATGGATCTGCTCGGCTTGTTTCGTGGCGACAGCCCGGAGCAGATGCTCAGCTACGCGCAATCATTCTTCCCGCCGGAAACATCAGCGGACTGGTTAGCAAAAATAGCGCGTGGCGCACTGGAAACACTGGCCATATCAGCCATCGGCACTTTATTGGCTGCCCTGGCCGGTGCAGCGCTGAGTCTGTTGGCCGCAGGCCGGATCGGGCGCGTAGCCAAGAGCCTGTCGCGCCTGCTGCTCAATGCGTTGCGCTCGGTGCCTGAGCTGGTCTGGGCGGCATTGATGGTACTGGCTGCTGGGCTCGGACCCTTCGCCGGCACATTGGCCATTGCATTACACACCGCCGGCGTCCTCGGGCGGCTTTTTGCCGAAGCACTGGAAAATACTCCGACTGAACCGGCACAGGCATTACGCGATGCAGGTGCCGGCCCGATTGCCGCTTTCTGCTACGGCACCTTGCCGAATGTGATGCCGCAATGGATCGCCTACAGCTTGTATCGGTGGGAGAACAACATCCGCATGGCCGCGGTGCTCGGGTTTGTCGGCGCCGGTGGGCTGGGACAGATGTTGTATGTGACGCTCAGCCTGTTCCAACAGCCACGGGCGATGACTGTCATCCTGGCAATGATTGTGATGGTATTGCTGGTGGACGCCTTGAGCGCCTGGCTGCGAGCGCGCCTCGGCTAG
- a CDS encoding putative selenate ABC transporter substrate-binding protein: MIKRPLAVMAGLCLSVASVFSSAHAADTEVLRVSAIPDEAPTELLRKFKPLGEYLEKELGMEVKFQPVSDYAGVVEALGAKRLDMAWLGGFTFVQARLRTGDAIPLVQREQDEVFTSTFITADEKVNKHSDLEGKSFAFGSVSSTSGHLMPRYFMQQDGIDPDKFFSRVAFSGAHDATVAWVESGRVDAGVLNASVWDKLVEDGKVDTDKVRVYNRTPTYFDYNWTVRGDLGEELTDKIKQAFLKLDPENPEHKEILDLQRASRFIETNAENYKGIEDAARAAGLLE, translated from the coding sequence ATGATCAAACGTCCGCTGGCCGTGATGGCTGGTTTGTGCCTGTCTGTTGCTTCTGTTTTTTCTTCTGCTCACGCTGCCGACACCGAAGTGTTGCGGGTTTCTGCGATTCCTGACGAGGCGCCTACGGAGCTGCTGCGCAAGTTCAAGCCACTCGGTGAATACCTCGAAAAAGAGCTGGGCATGGAAGTGAAGTTCCAGCCGGTATCCGATTACGCAGGTGTGGTTGAGGCGCTGGGCGCGAAGCGACTGGATATGGCCTGGTTGGGCGGCTTTACCTTTGTGCAGGCGCGTTTGCGCACCGGCGACGCCATACCGCTGGTTCAGCGTGAGCAGGATGAGGTGTTCACCAGCACCTTTATTACCGCCGACGAGAAGGTCAACAAACATTCTGACCTGGAAGGCAAGAGCTTCGCCTTCGGCTCGGTTTCTTCTACCTCCGGCCACCTGATGCCGCGTTACTTCATGCAGCAGGACGGTATCGATCCCGATAAGTTCTTCAGCCGCGTCGCCTTCTCCGGCGCACATGATGCCACCGTCGCCTGGGTTGAATCCGGTCGTGTGGATGCTGGCGTGCTCAACGCATCGGTATGGGACAAGCTGGTGGAAGACGGCAAGGTCGATACCGACAAGGTTCGTGTATATAACCGCACCCCGACCTATTTCGATTACAACTGGACGGTGCGCGGTGATCTGGGTGAAGAGCTGACCGACAAGATCAAGCAGGCCTTCCTCAAGCTGGATCCTGAGAATCCCGAACACAAAGAGATCCTTGATCTGCAACGCGCCTCGCGCTTCATCGAAACCAATGCCGAGAACTACAAAGGCATCGAGGACGCTGCGCGCGCCGCCGGCCTGCTGGAGTGA
- a CDS encoding nucleotidyltransferase substrate binding protein, which produces MADQDIRWLQRLANYQRALSRLRDAVDLAGTRPLSDLEKQGLIQAFEFVFELAWNLMKDYFLYQGNPAITGSRDAIRSAFKQQLITDGEGWMEMIKSRNQSAHTYNEAVANAITDNILNIYHDLFEQFAIQMQTLADQP; this is translated from the coding sequence ATGGCTGATCAGGATATTCGCTGGCTGCAACGACTCGCCAACTATCAGCGTGCGCTATCGCGCCTGCGAGACGCTGTGGACCTGGCCGGAACCCGCCCGCTCAGCGACCTGGAAAAACAGGGGCTTATTCAGGCGTTCGAGTTCGTTTTTGAGCTGGCCTGGAATCTGATGAAAGATTATTTTCTGTATCAGGGCAACCCTGCTATCACCGGTTCCCGTGATGCCATCCGCAGCGCGTTCAAGCAGCAGCTCATCACCGACGGTGAAGGTTGGATGGAAATGATCAAGAGCCGCAATCAGTCCGCACATACCTATAACGAAGCGGTGGCCAATGCGATTACGGATAACATTCTGAACATCTACCACGATTTATTCGAACAGTTCGCCATCCAGATGCAGACCCTTGCAGATCAGCCATGA
- a CDS encoding Sbal_3080 family lipoprotein has translation MHGKLFVVFALALPLFGCSIQQQIEHVNKRPNAPLCVVNNPGVRSGVLDSVLLTLSSRGVNYHLVHNRSAAQACEWALTYDARWSVDLGSYMSYAAIQVYRGGRPAGHAIYDASNGRGHPDKYVQVQPKIVELVDELFRP, from the coding sequence ATGCACGGAAAGCTGTTTGTTGTATTCGCGCTTGCCCTCCCTCTCTTCGGCTGTTCCATTCAGCAGCAGATCGAACACGTCAATAAACGACCGAACGCGCCCCTGTGTGTGGTGAACAACCCCGGTGTGCGCAGCGGTGTGCTGGACAGCGTCCTGCTGACCTTGTCGTCCAGAGGGGTGAATTACCATCTGGTTCATAACCGGTCGGCGGCGCAGGCCTGTGAATGGGCGTTGACCTACGATGCGCGGTGGTCGGTCGATCTGGGCAGTTATATGTCCTACGCGGCTATACAGGTATACCGCGGCGGCAGGCCGGCGGGGCATGCGATCTACGATGCCAGCAACGGGCGTGGGCACCCGGATAAATATGTGCAGGTGCAGCCGAAGATTGTTGAGCTGGTGGATGAGCTGTTTCGGCCGTAA
- a CDS encoding alpha/beta fold hydrolase — protein MNANKAVVRVHRDLKVHTSYYACPGVTSTIILVNGSLATSASFGQTLRYLQPLFNVVLFDMPYAGQSRPYNPCPPLIGKEDEAIILLELIEHFEADRVMSFSWGGVATLLALAQRPERIKQAVIESFSPVLNAPMRDYLASAEDCLAALDREEVGDLINRTIGEYLPPFFKRCNFRHVSTLEDHEYEQMLYHVRQMKSLVADNYMRCVSNIDVPLLFINGEWDQYTSPEDARKFGGLAPQAEFVTVRHCGHFLEMEHRTAWWEVRRAVEGFLLARPKPKPVEATQPVAEQPNVLPFRKVASVG, from the coding sequence ATGAATGCTAACAAGGCGGTCGTTCGCGTGCACCGCGACCTCAAGGTGCACACCAGCTATTACGCCTGCCCCGGCGTTACCAGCACGATCATTCTGGTGAACGGTTCGCTGGCGACCAGTGCATCCTTTGGTCAGACGCTGCGTTATCTGCAGCCGCTGTTCAACGTGGTGTTGTTCGACATGCCCTACGCCGGGCAGTCCCGCCCGTACAACCCCTGCCCGCCTTTGATCGGCAAGGAAGACGAGGCGATTATTCTCCTTGAACTGATCGAGCATTTTGAGGCGGACCGGGTGATGTCTTTCTCCTGGGGCGGCGTGGCGACCTTGCTGGCGCTGGCCCAGCGGCCGGAGCGGATCAAACAGGCGGTGATCGAATCCTTCTCGCCGGTACTCAACGCGCCCATGCGTGATTATCTGGCCTCGGCTGAGGATTGCCTGGCTGCGCTGGATCGCGAGGAAGTCGGCGATCTGATCAACCGCACCATCGGAGAGTATCTGCCACCCTTCTTCAAGCGTTGCAACTTCCGCCACGTCAGTACGCTGGAAGACCACGAGTACGAGCAGATGCTTTATCACGTGCGGCAGATGAAGAGCCTGGTGGCCGATAACTACATGCGCTGTGTGAGCAACATTGACGTGCCGTTGCTGTTTATCAACGGTGAGTGGGACCAGTACACCAGCCCGGAGGACGCTCGGAAATTTGGCGGCCTAGCCCCGCAGGCCGAATTTGTGACCGTAAGGCATTGCGGGCACTTTCTGGAGATGGAACACCGCACCGCCTGGTGGGAAGTACGCCGTGCGGTGGAGGGGTTCCTGTTGGCGCGACCCAAACCGAAACCTGTCGAGGCTACGCAACCTGTAGCGGAGCAGCCCAACGTGCTGCCGTTCAGAAAGGTGGCTTCGGTTGGTTGA
- a CDS encoding DUF2288 domain-containing protein — protein MTEPTDTYAAILGATARIEWKALEPHFARGQVLWAAMDLDLVEVAQALISDDSATVKSWMDQSKVALLTDEQAQDWSERDPENLWAVVVRPWVLVQERG, from the coding sequence ATGACCGAACCCACCGATACCTATGCAGCAATTCTCGGCGCTACTGCCAGGATCGAATGGAAAGCCCTGGAACCGCATTTTGCCCGTGGCCAGGTGTTGTGGGCGGCAATGGATCTGGATCTGGTAGAGGTCGCCCAGGCATTGATCAGCGATGACAGCGCGACAGTGAAAAGCTGGATGGACCAGAGCAAGGTTGCATTATTGACGGATGAACAGGCGCAGGACTGGAGCGAGCGAGACCCGGAGAATCTTTGGGCCGTCGTGGTACGCCCCTGGGTATTGGTGCAGGAGCGCGGTTAG
- a CDS encoding nucleotidyltransferase domain-containing protein, translated as MTAETPFGLPATAIAALRHLFDRWPDIESVWIYGSRAKGNYRPGSDIDLTLKGEALDMHDLLAIENQIDDLLLPWSVDLSLYTHIDNDSLREHIERAGQVFYQRTAG; from the coding sequence ATGACCGCAGAAACTCCATTTGGTCTTCCCGCTACAGCCATCGCTGCTCTGCGACACTTGTTTGACCGCTGGCCTGACATCGAGAGTGTCTGGATCTACGGCTCTAGAGCCAAAGGAAATTATCGCCCGGGATCTGACATAGACTTGACACTCAAGGGCGAGGCCCTGGATATGCACGACTTGCTGGCTATCGAGAACCAGATCGACGATTTGCTATTGCCCTGGTCTGTTGACCTCTCGCTATACACGCATATAGACAATGACAGTTTGCGGGAGCACATCGAAAGAGCTGGGCAGGTTTTTTATCAGCGGACTGCTGGCTGA
- a CDS encoding phosphonate ABC transporter ATP-binding protein gives MSIRLDGVGLTHPGGFTALEKLDLTIAAGERVAIIGPSGAGKTTLLRLLGTGLNPSAGRLSLLENDPTQLRGRTLRQLRTRIGLIHQSPPLPPRQRVVTAVLAGRLGQWSLPRALASLCYPLDAEGARAALEPLDLADKLYTRCDQLSGGQLQRVGIARVLYQGADLLLADEPVSAMDPVLADHTLALLNRIAAEREVTLVASLHAVDLALRHFPRVIGLRGGTILFDRAANEVTDADLNGLYVNDSLRGAASESASTNVPLRDKLTRAAPRCF, from the coding sequence GTGAGCATCCGACTGGACGGGGTAGGCCTGACCCATCCCGGCGGTTTCACGGCGCTCGAAAAGCTTGACCTGACGATCGCCGCCGGTGAACGCGTGGCGATTATCGGACCGTCTGGTGCTGGAAAAACCACACTATTACGCCTGCTCGGCACCGGCCTGAACCCCAGCGCCGGTCGCCTGAGCCTGCTGGAAAACGACCCGACGCAACTGCGTGGCCGCACACTGCGCCAGCTCCGCACGCGTATCGGCTTGATTCACCAGAGCCCGCCCCTGCCGCCACGGCAGAGGGTGGTGACAGCGGTACTGGCTGGGCGGCTTGGACAGTGGTCGCTGCCGCGCGCACTGGCGTCGCTGTGTTATCCGCTGGATGCAGAAGGTGCTCGCGCCGCCCTTGAACCTCTGGATCTGGCAGACAAACTCTATACGCGCTGCGATCAGCTATCCGGCGGCCAATTGCAACGCGTGGGCATTGCCCGCGTGTTGTATCAGGGCGCTGACCTGTTGCTGGCCGATGAGCCGGTATCTGCCATGGACCCGGTGCTGGCCGACCACACATTGGCATTGCTGAATCGCATCGCGGCAGAGCGCGAGGTCACCCTGGTTGCCAGCCTGCACGCGGTGGATCTGGCGCTACGGCATTTTCCGCGGGTGATTGGACTGCGCGGCGGCACCATTCTGTTTGATCGCGCAGCAAACGAAGTAACCGATGCCGATCTGAACGGCCTCTATGTAAACGACAGCCTGCGAGGCGCCGCTAGCGAATCTGCATCAACCAATGTGCCGCTACGGGACAAACTCACCCGAGCCGCGCCACGATGTTTCTAG
- a CDS encoding branched-chain amino acid ABC transporter substrate-binding protein, whose translation MKKPYRKALSSMIAVAAMAGTSGFVMAADTIKIALAGPVTGPVAQYGDMQFIGAKMAIDRINAAGGVKGSQLEGMVFDDACDPKQAVAVANRIVNEDIQFVVGHLCSSSTQPASDIYEDEGILMITAASTSPEITERGYELIFRTIGLDSLQGPTAGKYIVEQVKPKKVAVVHDKQQYGEGIATAVRDVLNENNIDVALFEGITAGDKDFSALISRLRQSDVDFVYFGGYHPELGLILRQAREQGLKATFMGPEGVGNTDITAIAGEAAEGMLVTLPKAFDEDPKNADLVKAFKDKNEDPSGAFVFPAYAAVQVIADGIKLADSTDPFDVAEALRSNSFETPTGTLSFDEKGDLKDFNFVVYEWHADSSKTALSE comes from the coding sequence ATGAAAAAACCATACAGGAAAGCCCTTTCAAGCATGATCGCAGTGGCCGCCATGGCCGGCACCTCCGGCTTTGTAATGGCCGCAGACACCATCAAGATCGCTCTGGCCGGTCCGGTCACCGGGCCTGTCGCGCAATATGGGGACATGCAATTCATTGGGGCCAAGATGGCGATCGACCGGATCAACGCTGCGGGCGGCGTGAAGGGTAGTCAGCTCGAAGGCATGGTGTTTGACGATGCATGCGATCCGAAACAGGCCGTCGCCGTCGCCAACCGTATCGTCAATGAAGACATCCAGTTTGTGGTCGGCCATCTCTGCTCCAGTTCCACCCAGCCCGCCTCCGATATCTACGAAGATGAAGGCATCCTCATGATTACGGCGGCCTCGACCAGCCCGGAGATCACCGAACGCGGTTATGAGTTGATCTTCCGAACCATCGGTCTGGACAGCCTGCAAGGCCCCACCGCTGGCAAATATATTGTCGAGCAGGTCAAGCCGAAGAAAGTTGCGGTGGTGCACGACAAACAGCAGTACGGCGAAGGCATAGCCACTGCGGTGCGCGATGTACTGAACGAAAACAATATCGACGTCGCCCTGTTTGAAGGGATCACCGCCGGGGACAAGGATTTCTCTGCGCTGATTTCCAGGCTGCGCCAGAGCGATGTCGACTTTGTTTACTTCGGCGGCTATCACCCGGAGCTGGGGCTGATTCTGCGCCAGGCCAGAGAGCAAGGCCTGAAGGCCACCTTTATGGGGCCGGAGGGCGTCGGCAATACGGACATCACTGCGATCGCCGGCGAAGCGGCCGAAGGCATGCTGGTTACCTTGCCCAAGGCGTTCGATGAAGACCCGAAAAACGCTGACCTGGTAAAAGCCTTCAAGGATAAGAACGAGGACCCTTCCGGCGCCTTCGTATTCCCCGCTTATGCCGCTGTGCAGGTCATCGCGGACGGTATCAAGCTGGCTGACAGCACTGATCCATTCGACGTCGCCGAAGCATTGCGCTCAAACAGCTTCGAGACACCCACTGGCACGCTGAGCTTCGATGAAAAGGGCGATCTCAAGGACTTCAATTTCGTGGTCTACGAGTGGCACGCCGATTCCAGCAAAACCGCACTGTCCGAATAA
- a CDS encoding SDR family NAD(P)-dependent oxidoreductase translates to MQDLKGKVAVITGGGSGLGRELALCCAARGMNLVLGDVDEKGMQETLRLVEEKAPGTESATMRLDVSKLEQVQEFAALAKSRFGGAHVLFNNAGVSVGGPVWMNTQADWEWVMGVNLYGVVWGIKAFTPMMIEQGEGHIVNVASAAGWLNGPSMAVYNASKHSVVALSETLALDLRDVGAEQVGVTVLCPAFFPTAIHDSARNRPADKADTIVRTEVAAERTAAIQSAVAKGRIKAEDIAEMTLKAVEEDQFYVFPHRKIKDLIRLRAEAAGVEKTVFDSMNP, encoded by the coding sequence ATGCAGGATTTAAAGGGCAAGGTAGCGGTAATCACCGGTGGCGGCAGCGGGCTGGGGCGTGAGCTGGCGTTGTGCTGCGCCGCGCGCGGGATGAATCTGGTGCTGGGCGATGTCGACGAGAAGGGCATGCAGGAAACCCTGCGCCTGGTTGAAGAAAAAGCACCAGGCACCGAGTCAGCCACCATGCGTCTGGACGTTTCCAAACTCGAGCAGGTTCAGGAGTTTGCCGCGCTGGCTAAGAGCCGCTTCGGCGGCGCGCACGTTCTGTTCAATAACGCTGGCGTCAGCGTTGGCGGTCCGGTCTGGATGAACACCCAGGCCGACTGGGAATGGGTGATGGGCGTGAACCTCTACGGCGTGGTATGGGGCATCAAGGCCTTCACCCCGATGATGATCGAGCAGGGCGAAGGTCATATCGTCAACGTCGCCTCCGCTGCAGGCTGGCTGAACGGCCCGAGCATGGCGGTATACAACGCGAGCAAGCATTCGGTCGTTGCGCTGTCCGAAACGCTGGCGCTGGATCTGCGCGATGTGGGTGCTGAACAGGTCGGCGTCACGGTACTCTGCCCGGCATTCTTCCCCACCGCCATCCATGATTCCGCACGTAACCGTCCGGCTGACAAGGCAGACACCATTGTGCGCACTGAAGTCGCTGCTGAGCGTACCGCTGCTATTCAATCCGCCGTCGCCAAGGGTCGCATCAAGGCAGAAGACATTGCGGAGATGACGCTGAAAGCAGTTGAGGAGGATCAGTTCTACGTCTTCCCGCATCGCAAGATCAAGGATCTGATCAGGCTGCGCGCTGAAGCTGCTGGCGTTGAGAAGACTGTATTCGATTCGATGAATCCCTAA
- a CDS encoding ABC transporter permease — protein sequence MFLASPAVASRDPAALPRLFITVLAIALLWPGLVITEFSLATLVDPRNLDVFSRFLAGFWPPDTSPEFLAMLGKATLETLAMATAGLALALLLAIPLSLFASRALSVSAVLTGRPSRGASAARYPVRLLLILLRSIPEIVWALLFVRAVGLGPTAGVLAIAITYSGMLGKVYAEIYESVDQRPARALMQAGSPRLAAFLYGVLPAAAQELMSYTIYRWECAVRASVIMGFVGAGGLGQMIDLSIRMFAGGEVVSILLTFLVLVLLADQLSTLLRRRLA from the coding sequence ATGTTTCTAGCATCGCCCGCCGTCGCCAGTCGCGACCCGGCCGCCCTGCCCCGCCTGTTTATTACTGTGCTGGCCATCGCGCTACTCTGGCCCGGTCTGGTTATTACCGAGTTCTCGCTGGCCACGCTGGTTGACCCGCGCAACCTGGATGTATTCAGCCGCTTTCTCGCCGGATTCTGGCCGCCCGACACCTCGCCTGAATTCCTTGCCATGCTCGGCAAGGCGACGCTGGAAACCCTGGCCATGGCAACGGCAGGCCTGGCTCTGGCGCTATTGTTGGCTATCCCACTGAGCCTGTTTGCCAGCCGCGCATTGTCTGTTTCCGCTGTGCTGACCGGTCGCCCTTCACGCGGGGCCAGCGCAGCACGCTATCCGGTGCGTTTGTTGCTGATTCTGCTGCGCAGCATTCCTGAAATCGTCTGGGCACTGCTGTTTGTGCGTGCGGTGGGGCTCGGCCCCACCGCGGGCGTGCTGGCAATTGCCATCACCTACAGCGGCATGCTCGGCAAGGTGTACGCGGAGATTTACGAGTCGGTCGACCAACGCCCCGCACGGGCACTGATGCAGGCCGGCAGCCCTCGGTTGGCGGCATTCCTCTACGGCGTACTGCCGGCCGCTGCGCAGGAACTGATGTCCTATACCATCTACCGCTGGGAATGCGCCGTGCGCGCCTCAGTCATCATGGGCTTCGTCGGCGCGGGTGGTCTGGGGCAGATGATCGACCTGTCGATCCGCATGTTTGCCGGCGGTGAAGTAGTCAGCATTCTGCTTACCTTCCTTGTGCTGGTATTGCTGGCCGACCAGCTCAGTACGCTGTTGCGTCGGAGGCTGGCATGA